The Nitriliruptor alkaliphilus DSM 45188 genome includes a region encoding these proteins:
- a CDS encoding ethanolamine ammonia-lyase reactivating factor EutA yields the protein MRSTREMLSVGIDVGTTTTQVVFSRLKLRNAARVGLVPRIEVDARAVEHVGRVHFTPLLGPDRIDLEGLADLVRAEYAAAGIADDEVETGAVIITGETALRRDADEVLRVLSGLAGDFVVTVAGPNLEAQIAGRGSGAAAWSADNYTTVVNADVGGGSSNVAVFRAGRHLGSAAIMVGGRGVQIDAGSAVVTAITSSARSVIDEIGSPLEVGRPATLTELRALTDALAGLVVDLVVDRPSPLLRTVALSPMLELDLDEPILFLSGGVGRCYAESLPTESVADVASFGDIGPLLARSLRDEPRLRTRSVRAAPETIGATVIGAASQTVTLSGTTIWVRADLLPLRDLPVIEPDVHDVTDDPDGLVDAIVLATRRWDAEGDGRVAIAVDLPTGLEYGQLATVATALDGYARHQLPDGVPLVVVIQEDYAQVLGQTLQSIHPDLPLITIDQIGLGEGDFIDIGRPLLDGRAVPVSVKTLVFTR from the coding sequence ATGCGGTCCACCCGCGAGATGCTCAGCGTCGGTATCGACGTGGGCACGACGACCACGCAGGTGGTCTTCTCGCGCCTGAAGCTACGCAACGCAGCGCGGGTCGGGCTCGTACCCCGGATCGAGGTCGACGCGCGTGCCGTCGAGCACGTCGGACGCGTCCACTTCACCCCGCTGCTCGGTCCGGACCGGATCGACCTGGAAGGCCTGGCCGACCTGGTCCGCGCCGAGTACGCCGCAGCGGGGATCGCGGACGACGAGGTCGAGACCGGCGCCGTCATCATCACCGGCGAGACCGCGCTGCGGAGGGACGCCGACGAGGTGCTGCGTGTCCTGTCCGGGCTCGCAGGTGACTTCGTGGTCACGGTCGCCGGTCCGAACCTCGAGGCGCAGATCGCCGGTCGCGGGTCGGGTGCGGCCGCGTGGTCGGCCGACAACTACACCACCGTCGTCAACGCCGACGTCGGCGGTGGCAGCAGCAACGTCGCCGTGTTCCGGGCCGGCCGTCACCTCGGCTCGGCGGCCATCATGGTCGGTGGGCGGGGGGTCCAGATCGACGCCGGTTCGGCGGTCGTCACGGCGATCACCTCCTCTGCCCGGTCGGTCATCGACGAGATCGGCTCGCCGCTCGAAGTGGGCCGCCCGGCGACCTTGACCGAGCTGCGCGCGCTGACCGACGCGCTCGCCGGGCTGGTGGTCGACCTCGTCGTCGACCGACCGTCGCCGCTGCTGCGGACGGTCGCGCTGAGCCCGATGCTCGAGCTCGACCTCGACGAACCGATCCTCTTCCTCTCCGGTGGCGTCGGTCGGTGCTACGCCGAGTCGCTGCCGACCGAGTCGGTGGCCGACGTGGCCTCGTTCGGGGACATCGGACCGCTGCTCGCTCGCTCGCTGCGCGACGAACCGAGGCTGCGCACGAGGTCCGTGCGCGCCGCTCCGGAGACCATCGGCGCGACGGTCATCGGTGCAGCCAGCCAGACCGTGACCCTGTCCGGGACCACGATCTGGGTCCGTGCCGACCTGCTGCCCTTGCGCGACCTCCCGGTCATCGAGCCCGACGTCCACGACGTGACCGACGACCCCGACGGCCTCGTCGACGCCATCGTGCTGGCCACCCGCAGGTGGGACGCCGAGGGGGACGGCCGCGTGGCGATCGCGGTCGACCTGCCGACCGGTCTCGAGTACGGCCAGCTCGCCACCGTGGCCACCGCGCTCGACGGCTACGCCCGACACCAGCTTCCCGACGGGGTCCCGCTCGTCGTGGTCATCCAGGAGGACTACGCCCAGGTGCTGGGCCAGACGCTGCAATCGATCCACCCGGACCTGCCGCTGATCACCATCGATCAGATCGGCCTCGGCGAGGGAGATTTCATCGACATCGGACGGCCGCTGCTCGACGGCCGAGCCGTACCCGTGTCGGTCAAGACGTTGGTGTTCACCCGGTGA
- a CDS encoding EutN/CcmL family microcompartment protein: protein MLIARVVGSAVSSAKDDRLTGGKLLLVRPASPSDEVDGDTFVAVDTVGAGTGELVLVVRGSAARFTARTEGTPTDAAIVGVIDSLEFDGEVTYRKA from the coding sequence ATGCTGATCGCCCGCGTCGTCGGCTCGGCCGTGTCGAGCGCGAAGGACGACCGCCTGACCGGCGGCAAGCTCCTGCTGGTGCGTCCTGCCAGCCCCTCCGACGAGGTCGATGGCGACACGTTCGTCGCCGTCGACACCGTCGGCGCCGGCACCGGCGAGCTCGTGCTCGTGGTCCGTGGCAGCGCCGCCCGGTTCACGGCGCGGACCGAAGGGACACCGACCGACGCGGCCATCGTCGGGGTCATCGACTCGCTCGAGTTCGACGGCGAGGTCACCTACCGCAAGGCCTGA